A part of Pseudoalteromonas arctica A 37-1-2 genomic DNA contains:
- a CDS encoding helix-turn-helix domain-containing protein encodes MLLAEYILKQKSDSNAKHFIGFSDEVKALFCNYDWPGNIRELQNVIENTVVINDGDVIERDMLPNSFGLGAVKHSSSTKSIHNTNDQSVQLSPMSVHDIEPLWQVEKRAIENAIKSCEDNIPLAAAYLGVSASTIYRKIKGWS; translated from the coding sequence TTGCTGCTCGCTGAGTATATTTTAAAACAAAAAAGCGATAGCAACGCTAAACATTTTATTGGCTTTTCTGATGAAGTTAAGGCGCTTTTTTGTAATTACGATTGGCCAGGTAATATACGCGAACTGCAAAATGTAATTGAAAATACAGTCGTTATTAATGATGGCGATGTAATAGAAAGAGATATGCTACCAAATTCATTTGGTCTAGGCGCTGTAAAACACTCAAGCTCAACTAAGTCAATTCACAATACAAACGATCAGAGTGTTCAATTATCTCCTATGTCGGTTCACGATATAGAACCATTATGGCAAGTTGAAAAAAGGGCTATTGAAAACGCAATCAAAAGCTGCGAAGACAACATTCCTCTTGCTGCTGCTTATTTAGGGGTAAGTGCATCTACCATTTATAGAAAAATAAAGGGATGGTCTTAA
- a CDS encoding IS3 family transposase (programmed frameshift) — translation MRRRFTQEFKVQAVEKALSQCDDVRLEDIALDLGIGYSTLQRWIALAKNHELETDYTGSQMTSEKRPQDWDLEERLNAIIECGRLDDTAVNEYCRSKGLYPHHIEQWKKNFAKGPSTKPVKSDSKQLKQEIKQLQKELNRKDKALAETAALLVPQKKSRCALGFQRGRLTSSTERHELIKLITDAQKSGARQEKACELLGLTARTIQRWIEADDMTDKRTSTIKRPPNRLTELEQQRIIKTVNSIEYGHLPPSKIVPKLLDKDVWIASESSFYRVMKSHKLLTHREKVKPNKKIKKPKALRATRVNEIYTWDITYLPTAVKGQFLYLYLVMDIYSRKIVGWQVHDTQLSTLAADLMVDICRREQVKPEQVTLHSDNGSPMKGATLLATLQELGIVPSFSRPSVSNDNPYSESLFKTLKYRPEYPEKAFESMGSARKWVSGFVDWYNDEHLHSGIKFVTPNQRHLGLDKAILAKRHQVNEMAKLQNPSRWSGKSRDWTMINEVNLNPEKKEAMRAA, via the exons ATGAGACGTCGATTTACACAAGAATTTAAAGTTCAAGCTGTTGAAAAAGCATTATCTCAATGTGATGATGTTCGCCTAGAAGATATTGCACTTGATTTAGGCATCGGTTATTCAACCTTGCAACGTTGGATAGCGCTTGCTAAAAACCATGAACTTGAAACGGACTATACAGGCAGCCAAATGACATCAGAAAAACGACCACAAGACTGGGATCTTGAAGAAAGACTTAACGCAATTATTGAATGTGGACGTTTGGATGACACAGCCGTTAATGAATACTGCCGTAGTAAAGGGCTTTACCCACATCATATCGAGCAGTGGAAGAAAAATTTTGCTAAAGGGCCTTCAACGAAGCCCGTAAAATCAGACAGTAAACAGCTCAAACAAGAAATTAAGCAGCTTCAAAAAGAGCTTAATCGTAAAGACAAAGCGTTAGCAGAAACAGCCGCCTTACTCGTAC CTCAAAAAAAAAGCCGATGCGCTCTGGGGTTTCAACGAGGACGATTAACCAGCTCAACTGAGCGTCATGAATTGATAAAGCTCATTACCGACGCGCAGAAATCAGGGGCAAGGCAAGAAAAAGCATGTGAGTTACTTGGTCTAACGGCAAGAACAATTCAACGCTGGATTGAAGCTGATGATATGACAGATAAGCGAACAAGTACGATAAAGCGACCACCTAACAGGCTAACTGAATTAGAGCAACAGCGTATAATTAAGACTGTTAATTCAATAGAATATGGACATTTACCACCCAGCAAGATAGTCCCTAAACTATTGGATAAAGATGTGTGGATAGCATCAGAAAGCTCGTTTTATCGCGTTATGAAATCGCATAAATTATTAACACACAGAGAAAAAGTTAAACCAAATAAAAAGATAAAAAAGCCAAAAGCGCTCAGGGCAACACGTGTAAACGAAATTTATACATGGGATATCACGTATTTGCCAACAGCTGTTAAAGGTCAGTTTTTATACTTATATTTAGTGATGGATATTTATAGTCGAAAAATAGTTGGTTGGCAGGTTCATGACACACAACTAAGCACACTGGCGGCTGATTTAATGGTAGATATTTGCAGGCGAGAGCAGGTAAAGCCTGAGCAAGTCACACTGCACTCGGATAATGGCAGTCCAATGAAAGGGGCAACGTTATTAGCGACATTGCAGGAGTTAGGTATTGTTCCTTCATTTAGCCGACCGTCTGTGAGTAATGATAATCCTTATTCTGAATCGCTATTTAAGACGTTAAAGTATCGCCCGGAATACCCTGAGAAAGCCTTTGAAAGCATGGGTAGCGCAAGAAAGTGGGTTAGCGGATTTGTTGATTGGTACAACGATGAGCACTTGCACAGCGGTATTAAATTTGTCACGCCAAACCAGCGTCATTTAGGATTAGATAAAGCGATACTAGCGAAACGTCATCAGGTAAATGAAATGGCGAAATTACAGAACCCAAGTCGTTGGTCAGGAAAATCTCGAGATTGGACAATGATCAATGAAGTAAATTTAAATCCAGAAAAAAAAGAAGCAATGCGGGCGGCATAA
- a CDS encoding Hsp20 family protein, with protein MRTVDLSPLYRSFIGFEHLASLMDAAANTDKQPSFPPYNIEALDKDKYRITMAVAGFSDSELTIESENNTLKVAGIKANKDENNERKFIHQGIAERNFERKFQLGDHVKVLGADLANGLLSIELQREIPEALKPRKIEIGNSNLIEGK; from the coding sequence ATGCGTACAGTAGACTTATCACCACTTTATCGTTCATTTATCGGCTTCGAACATTTAGCATCACTTATGGATGCGGCAGCTAATACAGACAAGCAGCCGAGTTTTCCTCCTTACAATATAGAAGCACTCGATAAAGACAAATACAGAATCACTATGGCCGTTGCCGGTTTTAGTGATAGTGAATTAACCATTGAGTCAGAAAACAACACATTAAAAGTTGCAGGTATTAAAGCTAATAAAGATGAAAATAATGAACGTAAGTTTATTCATCAAGGTATAGCAGAGCGTAACTTTGAACGTAAATTTCAGCTTGGAGACCATGTAAAAGTACTTGGTGCCGATTTAGCTAACGGCTTATTGAGCATAGAGTTACAGCGTGAAATTCCTGAAGCACTTAAACCACGTAAAATAGAAATTGGTAATAGCAATCTAATTGAAGGTAAATAG
- a CDS encoding globin domain-containing protein, with protein sequence MNQQQSALLNNLTIIKPNFHAFTARFHSKLAESSIEMNYPTALQFNEKSFTLFCVLERIVKHLDKPASVAPFLAHHLMYLKKSSVSQNDIALLSDAFYETLKEHLGKHFTPESQLAWKKALKYFENFASNILFNVSNVVSLQQKMQQKQSNKI encoded by the coding sequence ATGAATCAACAACAATCAGCATTGTTAAATAACTTAACAATTATTAAGCCAAATTTTCATGCATTCACGGCTCGATTTCACAGTAAATTGGCTGAATCTAGCATTGAAATGAATTACCCAACAGCCTTACAATTTAACGAAAAGAGTTTTACCCTTTTTTGTGTGTTAGAACGAATTGTTAAACATTTAGATAAGCCAGCATCAGTAGCTCCTTTTTTAGCACATCATTTGATGTACCTAAAAAAAAGCAGTGTTTCACAAAATGACATTGCACTATTATCTGATGCGTTTTACGAAACCCTTAAAGAGCACCTTGGTAAACACTTTACTCCTGAGAGCCAGCTCGCTTGGAAAAAAGCCCTTAAATATTTTGAAAACTTTGCCAGCAATATTTTATTTAATGTATCTAATGTGGTTTCGTTACAACAAAAAATGCAGCAAAAGCAAAGTAATAAAATTTAA
- a CDS encoding cryptochrome/photolyase family protein, with amino-acid sequence MTHHKTLRLILGDQLNPSHSWYKQKNDDTLYLIAELKQETDYVKHHIQKLCAFFNAMENFATALNTAGFNVLHLTLDDTDDDKDLIELLKRVADKYQCDSIEYQYPDEFRLKSQLAKFKSDSSLNVIATDTEHFLLPFTDIKTRFTKNKHVTMEHFYRAMRKQLNILIYDAKPTGGKWNFDSNNRNKFSKKDLADIPQPKLFNTDVSSIISRLNKHNVAYLGEINEHSLEWPTTRKQAIESLEYFCEHLLSRFGHFQDAMTDQSKNNTSLYHSRLSFALNAKILHPLYVIKRVISEYEQRPNEISLSQVEGFTRQILGWREYVRAIYWINMPDYAVKNQLQAKNKLPSYFWNSSTKMNCLSHSLKQSLETAYAHHIQRLMVIGNFCMLTGINPDDVDNWYLGVYIDAIEWVEMPNTRGMSQFADDGIIATKPYAASGNYINKMSDYCKSCQYDVKQKVGDKACPLNSLYWHFMNRHRDRLEKNPRIGMVYKNWDKQDETLQEQTLQQATYYLNNLEAL; translated from the coding sequence ATGACCCATCACAAAACACTCAGACTAATACTAGGCGATCAGCTAAACCCATCTCATTCATGGTACAAGCAAAAAAACGACGACACGCTTTACCTCATCGCAGAACTAAAACAAGAAACTGACTACGTTAAACATCACATTCAAAAACTGTGTGCTTTTTTTAATGCTATGGAAAACTTTGCAACTGCATTAAACACGGCAGGTTTTAATGTTTTGCATTTAACACTTGATGATACCGATGACGACAAGGACTTGATTGAATTACTCAAGCGAGTTGCCGATAAATATCAATGCGACTCTATTGAATATCAATACCCTGACGAGTTTAGGCTAAAATCTCAATTAGCTAAGTTTAAAAGTGATAGCTCATTAAATGTAATTGCTACAGATACTGAACACTTTTTATTACCGTTCACCGATATAAAAACACGCTTTACAAAAAACAAGCATGTAACAATGGAGCACTTTTATCGTGCTATGCGTAAGCAACTTAATATATTAATTTATGATGCAAAGCCAACTGGTGGCAAATGGAATTTTGATAGTAATAATCGTAATAAATTTTCCAAAAAAGACTTAGCCGACATCCCACAGCCTAAGTTATTCAATACTGATGTTAGCAGTATTATTTCTCGTTTAAATAAACACAACGTCGCTTATTTGGGTGAAATAAATGAACATTCACTGGAGTGGCCAACAACGCGTAAACAAGCGATTGAATCTCTTGAATACTTTTGTGAGCACTTACTTAGTCGCTTTGGTCACTTTCAAGATGCGATGACAGATCAAAGTAAAAATAATACCAGCCTGTACCATAGCCGTTTATCGTTTGCCCTAAACGCAAAAATACTCCACCCGTTATATGTAATCAAACGTGTAATAAGCGAATACGAACAAAGACCCAATGAAATATCCCTCTCGCAAGTAGAGGGCTTTACCAGGCAAATATTAGGCTGGAGAGAGTATGTACGTGCCATTTATTGGATTAACATGCCCGACTACGCAGTTAAAAATCAATTACAAGCCAAAAATAAACTGCCATCTTATTTTTGGAACAGCTCTACAAAAATGAATTGTCTAAGCCACTCACTCAAGCAAAGCCTTGAAACCGCTTATGCTCATCATATTCAGCGCCTAATGGTTATTGGGAACTTTTGCATGCTCACAGGAATAAACCCTGATGACGTAGACAACTGGTACTTAGGCGTTTATATAGATGCCATAGAATGGGTAGAAATGCCCAACACCCGAGGCATGAGTCAGTTTGCCGATGATGGAATAATTGCAACAAAGCCTTATGCTGCAAGCGGTAACTACATTAATAAAATGAGCGATTACTGCAAAAGCTGTCAGTACGATGTTAAACAAAAAGTAGGAGATAAAGCCTGCCCGCTAAATAGCTTGTATTGGCATTTCATGAATAGACACAGAGACAGGCTAGAAAAGAACCCACGTATTGGTATGGTATATAAAAACTGGGATAAACAAGATGAAACACTTCAAGAACAAACGCTGCAACAAGCAACCTACTACCTTAATAATTTAGAAGCGCTTTAA
- a CDS encoding Hpt domain-containing protein: protein MPISEQFIDKSITELNVLIQLEKDVGISVLARLVNLFIDELVTMANQLDTAISNADIIKIREIMHVLKNSAALYGAAPLAALATQLHDSPPPTTEENLHAALVIKHNLDKTRDAYQIMSNSIAI, encoded by the coding sequence ATGCCTATATCAGAGCAGTTTATCGATAAAAGTATTACGGAGTTAAATGTTTTAATTCAACTTGAAAAGGATGTTGGAATAAGCGTTTTAGCTCGATTAGTAAACTTATTTATCGATGAATTAGTTACTATGGCTAACCAATTAGATACGGCAATTAGTAATGCAGATATTATAAAAATTAGAGAAATAATGCATGTTTTGAAAAACTCGGCTGCCTTATATGGAGCCGCTCCTTTAGCTGCATTGGCAACACAGTTACACGATTCACCACCACCAACCACAGAAGAAAATTTGCACGCAGCGCTTGTTATTAAGCATAACTTGGATAAAACCCGAGATGCATATCAAATAATGAGTAATAGTATAGCTATCTAG
- a CDS encoding peroxiredoxin-like family protein, with the protein MSNTSLKPADIMPSLVVSDVDEKKVDLVDRISDSPWKMIVVYRGQHCPKCTAQLNELAKVHKDFKEAGVEVVAVSGDSHEQLNKHLEKIDINFPIYYGLTIEQMTDLGLHISEPRSGAETDHPFAEPGIYVLNEKNQLQMVDISNSPFVRPDLEQLLGGIKFSRENDYPIRGTFIK; encoded by the coding sequence ATGAGTAACACTAGTTTAAAACCTGCGGATATTATGCCATCACTAGTAGTGAGTGATGTTGATGAGAAAAAGGTAGATTTAGTTGACAGAATAAGTGACTCTCCGTGGAAAATGATTGTTGTTTATCGAGGCCAGCACTGCCCTAAATGTACTGCGCAACTCAACGAGCTTGCTAAAGTTCATAAAGACTTTAAAGAGGCTGGAGTTGAAGTGGTTGCAGTAAGTGGTGATAGCCATGAGCAGCTTAATAAACATCTTGAAAAAATAGATATTAACTTCCCAATTTACTATGGTTTAACAATCGAACAAATGACTGATCTAGGGCTACATATTAGCGAGCCTCGCAGTGGTGCAGAAACAGATCATCCATTTGCTGAACCAGGAATTTATGTGCTTAATGAAAAAAATCAGCTTCAAATGGTAGATATATCAAACAGCCCGTTTGTTCGTCCTGATTTAGAGCAACTGCTAGGTGGGATTAAGTTTTCAAGAGAAAACGACTATCCAATCCGGGGCACATTTATTAAATAG
- the rimP gene encoding ribosome maturation factor RimP, which produces MTKLEQDLVTMLTPAVEMLGFELHGLEFVQAGRHSTLRVYIAHEDGISVDNCADASRQISAILDVEDPITNEYDLEVSSPGVDRLLFKQDHYEQAQGEEVRVRTKLPQDGRRNFKGDLVAVSSDMITLSSDGAEHLIMLSNIERANLIAKF; this is translated from the coding sequence GTGACAAAACTTGAACAAGATTTAGTAACCATGTTAACGCCTGCGGTAGAAATGTTAGGCTTTGAATTGCATGGTCTTGAATTTGTGCAAGCGGGTCGCCATTCTACCTTAAGAGTATATATTGCTCATGAGGATGGGATCTCAGTTGATAACTGTGCGGATGCAAGTCGCCAAATTAGTGCGATTTTAGACGTCGAAGACCCAATTACAAATGAATATGATTTGGAAGTATCGTCTCCTGGTGTTGATCGTCTATTATTCAAACAAGATCACTACGAGCAGGCGCAAGGAGAGGAAGTACGCGTGCGTACTAAACTTCCACAGGATGGTCGTCGTAATTTTAAAGGCGACTTAGTAGCAGTTAGCAGCGATATGATCACACTATCTAGCGATGGTGCAGAGCATCTGATCATGCTTAGTAACATCGAACGTGCGAATTTAATCGCGAAGTTTTAA
- a CDS encoding sigma-54-dependent transcriptional regulator has protein sequence MSDIMGKGLVYIVEDSIASGALYASQLEQVGFECKHFADGYSALVGIKEKMPAVIVQDVCLPDISGLEVLQFVNKQKNPANVVMITSNSSIDIAVEAMRLGGFDFLEKPFTSQRLISSVESALTPKEQAKVQPLVQSSDKSQDFVGESLAMKTVFRLLDSAARSKACVFITGESGTGKEVCAQTLHDSSPRSQGPFIAINCAAIPAELFESEFFGHVKGAFSGALSDRKGAVEVANGGTLFLDELCEMELNLQAKLLRFLQTGIFSKVGSSEVLHSDVRLVCATNRNPIIEVAEGRFREDLYYRLNVIPVKLPPLRPPVSG, from the coding sequence GTGTCAGATATAATGGGTAAAGGCCTTGTTTATATTGTTGAAGATAGCATCGCAAGTGGTGCTTTGTACGCAAGTCAGCTAGAGCAAGTAGGTTTTGAATGTAAGCATTTCGCAGATGGATATTCTGCTTTGGTCGGTATTAAAGAAAAAATGCCTGCGGTGATAGTACAAGATGTATGCTTGCCTGATATAAGTGGGCTTGAAGTTTTACAATTTGTAAATAAACAAAAAAATCCTGCTAATGTAGTCATGATCACCTCAAATAGTTCTATTGATATTGCAGTGGAAGCTATGCGTTTAGGTGGCTTCGATTTTTTAGAAAAACCCTTCACAAGTCAGCGACTTATTAGCTCAGTAGAAAGTGCGTTAACACCCAAAGAGCAAGCTAAAGTACAACCTTTGGTTCAAAGCAGTGATAAAAGCCAAGATTTTGTTGGTGAATCTCTCGCAATGAAAACCGTTTTTAGATTGCTAGATAGCGCAGCTAGAAGCAAAGCATGCGTATTTATTACAGGTGAAAGTGGAACCGGTAAAGAAGTATGCGCACAAACCCTTCATGATTCGAGCCCTCGCAGCCAAGGCCCTTTTATTGCTATAAACTGTGCTGCGATCCCTGCTGAGTTATTTGAATCAGAATTTTTTGGGCATGTTAAAGGGGCATTTAGTGGCGCTTTAAGCGATCGTAAGGGCGCAGTTGAAGTGGCAAACGGCGGTACGTTATTTCTAGATGAACTATGTGAAATGGAGCTTAACTTACAAGCTAAGTTATTGCGCTTTTTACAAACTGGCATATTTAGCAAGGTTGGTAGCAGCGAGGTATTACACAGCGATGTTCGCTTGGTATGTGCAACCAACAGAAATCCAATAATAGAGGTAGCAGAGGGGCGCTTTAGAGAAGATTTATATTATCGTTTAAATGTTATCCCCGTAAAGCTCCCGCCTTTAAGGCCCCCTGTGTCAGGATAG
- the nusA gene encoding transcription termination factor NusA: protein MAKEILLVAEAVSNEKAVPKEKIFEALEFALATATKKKHDGEIEVRVAIDRKTGDYDTFRRWQIAAVLEDGSLENPYSEITLEAAQVEEPDLQMGDYVEEQIDSIKFDRITTQMAKQVIVQKVREAERALVVEAYKDQEGELVTGVVKKATRDAIVLDLGNNAEAVIYRDDMLPRENFRPGDRIRGLLYEVKPEARGAQLFVTRSKPEMLMELFRIEVPEIGEEMIELRAAARDPGSRAKIAVKSNDKRIDPIGACVGMRGARVQAVSSELGGERVDIVLYDDNPAQFVINAMAPAEVASIVMDEDTHSMDIAVEADNLAQAIGRNGQNVRLASQLTGWELNVMTVEDMRTKNEAESDKLLNLFTENLEIDDEFASLLINEGFSTLEEVAYVPASEFLEIDGLDEETVDLLRSRAKDALTTKALKTEESLDGAEPAEDLLALEGLERHLAFVMASKGVVTLEDLAEQGIDELVDITELSSEKAGELIMAARNICWFADE, encoded by the coding sequence ATGGCAAAAGAGATATTATTGGTTGCTGAAGCCGTTTCCAATGAGAAAGCGGTTCCAAAAGAAAAGATTTTTGAAGCTCTAGAGTTCGCTTTAGCGACAGCTACAAAGAAAAAACACGATGGCGAAATTGAAGTACGCGTAGCAATTGACCGTAAAACCGGTGATTACGATACGTTCCGTCGTTGGCAGATTGCCGCTGTATTAGAAGATGGTTCTTTAGAGAACCCATACAGCGAAATCACTCTAGAAGCAGCACAGGTTGAAGAACCTGATTTGCAAATGGGTGATTATGTTGAAGAGCAAATCGACTCAATCAAATTTGACCGTATTACAACACAAATGGCTAAGCAAGTTATCGTACAAAAAGTACGTGAAGCTGAGCGCGCTTTAGTTGTTGAAGCATACAAAGATCAAGAAGGCGAGCTGGTAACGGGTGTTGTTAAAAAAGCAACTCGCGATGCAATCGTGCTTGATTTAGGTAACAACGCAGAAGCGGTAATTTACCGTGATGACATGTTACCACGTGAAAACTTCCGCCCGGGTGACCGTATCCGTGGTCTTTTATATGAAGTTAAGCCTGAAGCACGCGGTGCACAATTATTTGTAACGCGCTCTAAACCTGAAATGCTAATGGAATTATTCCGCATTGAGGTGCCAGAAATTGGCGAAGAGATGATTGAATTACGTGCAGCAGCACGTGATCCAGGTTCACGCGCTAAAATTGCTGTTAAATCTAACGACAAACGCATAGACCCAATTGGTGCATGTGTTGGTATGCGTGGCGCACGAGTTCAGGCTGTATCGTCAGAACTTGGCGGTGAGCGTGTTGATATCGTACTTTACGATGACAACCCGGCACAATTTGTTATCAATGCAATGGCGCCAGCAGAAGTTGCTTCAATCGTAATGGATGAAGACACTCACTCAATGGATATCGCTGTAGAAGCAGATAACCTAGCGCAAGCAATTGGTCGTAATGGTCAAAACGTTCGTTTAGCAAGTCAGTTAACTGGCTGGGAACTAAACGTAATGACTGTTGAAGACATGCGTACTAAAAATGAAGCTGAATCTGATAAGTTACTTAACTTATTCACTGAAAATTTAGAAATTGATGATGAGTTTGCATCATTACTTATCAACGAAGGTTTCTCGACACTTGAAGAAGTGGCGTATGTACCAGCGTCTGAATTTTTAGAAATTGATGGTCTTGATGAAGAGACTGTAGATTTACTGCGCTCACGCGCAAAAGATGCATTGACAACTAAAGCACTTAAAACGGAAGAAAGCTTAGATGGCGCAGAGCCAGCTGAAGACTTACTTGCGCTTGAAGGCTTAGAGCGCCACTTAGCATTTGTTATGGCAAGCAAGGGTGTTGTTACACTTGAAGACTTGGCAGAGCAAGGTATTGACGAATTAGTTGATATCACAGAACTTTCATCTGAAAAAGCGGGTGAACTGATTATGGCTGCACGAAACATTTGTTGGTTTGCAGACGAGTAA
- a CDS encoding IS4 family transposase: MINEHTHWAKQQFGKSDLGDPRRTARLVKLASTLANEPGKPLVNITQSPADMEGAYRFIRNENIDATAIAESGFKATVEQAKSHNLLLALEDTTTLIYKHSSIRDDLGHVGRGAKQRGLLAHSVLLFAPDTKQVVGLIEQSRWSRDINTIGKREKHATTSYEEKESYKWESASRAMAERLQGQMANVISVCDREADIYEYLQYKLSEQQRFVVRSMQSRHIEEGEDKLYAFASELMSAGTKHIHIAQKGGRKARSATLDITYAPVTLKAPYNKKGHSLPVYYVGCAERGNAENGLSWHLLTSEPVTSKEDALAIITYYEHRWLVEEYHKVWKSDGTDIESLRLQSQDNMERLVTINGFIATRILQLKFTNEQPDSPSCEQLLSPKAWKLLWLKRIKTPLPETAPNMSWAYQELAKLGGWKDTKRTGRASVKVLWQGWLKLQAILEGYDLAKSLESDL, from the coding sequence ATGATTAACGAACATACTCATTGGGCAAAACAACAATTCGGTAAATCGGACTTAGGTGATCCAAGAAGAACAGCGCGTCTGGTAAAGTTAGCATCAACGCTTGCAAATGAACCAGGAAAACCACTTGTGAACATCACTCAATCCCCCGCCGATATGGAAGGTGCCTACCGCTTTATTCGCAACGAGAATATTGACGCAACGGCTATAGCAGAGTCAGGCTTTAAAGCCACGGTTGAACAAGCAAAAAGTCATAACTTATTACTCGCATTAGAAGACACGACCACACTAATTTATAAACATTCCTCCATTCGAGATGATTTGGGTCATGTCGGACGAGGAGCAAAACAACGAGGCTTGTTAGCTCATAGCGTATTACTGTTTGCGCCAGACACAAAGCAAGTTGTGGGATTAATTGAACAGTCTCGCTGGAGTCGTGATATCAACACGATTGGAAAAAGAGAAAAACACGCGACGACTTCTTACGAAGAAAAAGAAAGTTACAAGTGGGAGTCAGCGTCACGAGCGATGGCAGAGCGGCTGCAAGGACAAATGGCGAACGTGATATCGGTGTGTGACCGCGAAGCGGACATCTACGAATACTTGCAGTATAAACTGAGCGAGCAGCAACGATTCGTCGTACGCTCGATGCAAAGTCGTCATATTGAAGAAGGTGAGGATAAGCTCTATGCGTTTGCAAGCGAGCTGATGAGTGCAGGCACCAAACACATCCACATTGCACAAAAAGGAGGAAGAAAAGCCCGAAGCGCAACACTGGATATCACCTATGCGCCAGTGACACTCAAAGCGCCTTACAATAAGAAAGGACACTCCCTCCCAGTTTACTATGTCGGCTGTGCAGAGCGAGGAAACGCTGAGAACGGCTTAAGCTGGCACCTATTAACCAGTGAACCAGTCACCAGCAAAGAAGACGCTTTAGCTATCATCACCTACTATGAGCACCGTTGGCTTGTAGAGGAATACCATAAAGTCTGGAAAAGTGATGGTACGGATATCGAAAGTTTACGCCTTCAAAGCCAAGATAACATGGAAAGATTGGTGACGATTAATGGCTTTATTGCGACGCGAATATTGCAACTAAAGTTCACCAATGAGCAGCCTGATTCTCCAAGTTGTGAACAACTGTTATCTCCCAAAGCATGGAAGTTATTGTGGTTAAAGAGAATAAAAACACCATTGCCTGAAACTGCTCCAAATATGTCATGGGCGTATCAGGAACTGGCAAAGTTAGGAGGCTGGAAAGATACCAAGCGCACAGGGCGTGCATCTGTGAAAGTGTTATGGCAAGGATGGCTTAAGTTACAAGCCATCCTGGAAGGCTACGATTTAGCAAAATCTCTTGAGTCAGACTTGTGA